One genomic segment of Stigmatopora argus isolate UIUO_Sarg chromosome 3, RoL_Sarg_1.0, whole genome shotgun sequence includes these proteins:
- the cd9a gene encoding CD9 molecule a isoform X2, whose amino-acid sequence MAALSGGEACIKYLMFAFNLVFWLAGTAVFAIGLWLRLDPKTKSLFDGPESPYVFYTGVYILIGAGALMMVVGFLGCCGAIQESPCMLGLFFFFLLIIFAIEVAAGIWGFSNQSKVVDDITSFYVQTHNNYKETKDERFRETLRVIQAALNCCGPTGTVADAAKDTCPSRDLLEELITKSCPDAIDEVFDSKLHIIGGVGITIGVIMVFGMIFSMLLCCAIRKSREVV is encoded by the exons CTCGCAGGCACTGCTGTCTTTGCTATTGGCCTATGGTTGAGATTAGACCCGAAGACTAAAAGCCTGTTTGATGGACCAGAATCTCCATATGTGTTTTATACTG GTGTGTACATCCTGATCGGCGCTGGGGCACTAATGATGGTGGTAGGATTTTTGGGATGTTGTGGCGCCATACAGGAGTCTCCCTGTATGCTTGGACTG tttttcttcttcctgCTCATCATTTTTGCTATTGAAGTTGCTGCTGGCATCTGGGGATTTTCCAACCAGAGCAAG GTGGTGGATGACATCACTTCATTCTATGTGCAAACCCACAATAATTACAAGGAAACTAAGGATGAGCGATTCAGAGAGACTCTGCGCGTGATTCAAGCAGCC CTGAACTGTTGCGGTCCAACTGGGACGGTGGCCGATGCTGCCAAAGACACTTGTCCTTCAAGAGATCTACTTGAGGAGCTCATCACCAAG AGCTGTCCCGATGCCATTGATGAGGTTTTTGACTCCAAATTACACATCATAGGCGGAGTGGGCATCACTATCGGGGTCATTATG GTGTTTGGAATGATCTTTAGCATGCTACTGTGCTGTGCCATCAGGAAGTCTCGGGAAGTAGTGTGA
- the bbs10 gene encoding BBSome complex assembly protein BBS10 isoform X3, whose protein sequence is MSSIHRLHQKHVLQIVCALEAVVLRTFGPEGGQVLFTRDNGHAMLSRSGTRILTALRLEHPLARMIVECVWSHSGKTGDGSKSFILLLASLLRAIYTTASKESKECHIYHAREAAEFATAKCFSEQLLTFALEKLEDLIAVALAPFGSCLTVADLSASTQFASHSNVEQLLVSFFRTRLGLANCDFMGELIFKLLVKWSCKNDNILRSQKIGGFQNLAGSSNKCDLSLMLLFLNDNFPALHTQVSSFPVSCSRLIEGQVIHRDFATHYHGSGKNHCPVKAVVFTIPLQAKWSNESIKLEIGNGKHGKSITNFSAWVESAMEHIFANLKTLGVSVLLSAVKQCDAFLTLATQAQMCVVECVSEDELALFIHLSGVLAISDSQEIQPEHIASLEFCRPIVLGAHRYVHVAFPVSKGEQPCGIVICGLGEGQTAQYASAILDGFRMLHTTWEPMATIKSPSSISPGCVITAGGLFELILHHALLQHGHSHMISKHVPVICQLLANGLLHLPRQVHSNNPRHVLQIQSKVWSFCQNNFPAERLREMEFNQKHHAKKNAEGERELTSYDWTLCCMYPRNCIQNHPNPLLTPLRMKTEISDSTSKIYL, encoded by the exons ATGTCATCCATACATCGCCTTCATCAGAAGCATGTCCTGCAGATCGTGTGTGCATTGGAGGCTGTTGTCCTACGCACCTTTGGACCTGAGGGAGGACAGGTGTTATTCACACGAGACAACGGACATGCAATGTTGAGCCGCAGTGGGACACGCATTCTAACGGCACTACGACTTGAGCACCCACTTGCCAG GATGATTGTTGAGTGTGTCTGGAGTCACAGTGGGAAAACGGGGGATGGATCCAAATCATTTATCCTTCTTCTGGCATCTTTATTACGAGCCATTTACACCACTGCTTCCAAGGAGTCCAAAGAATGTCATATCTATCACGCAAGGGAAGCAGCCGAGTTTGCCACTGCCAAGTGCTTCTCAGAACAATTGCTGACTTTTGCATTGGAGAAGCTGGAGGATCTTATCGCTGTTGCTCTGGCACCTTTTGGATCATGTTTGACAGTGGCGGATTTAAGTGCAAGCACCCAATTTGCATCTCACTCGAATGTTGAACAGTTGCTAGTGTCTTTCTTTCGTACTCGTTTGGGTTTGGCCAACTGCGACTTTATGGGCGAGCTCATTTTCAAGCTGCTTGTTAAATGGAGctgtaaaaatgacaacattttgaGATCCCAAAAAATTGGTGGGTTTCAAAATTTGGCTGGAAGTTCAAATAAGTGTGATTTATCTTTGATGCTTCTGTTTCTGAACGACAACTTTCCTGCACTGCATACACAGGTGTCTAGCTTTCCTGTTAGTTGTTCACGTTTGATTGAGGGACAAGTCATTCACAGGGACTTTGCAACACACTACCATGGTAGTGGAAAAAATCATTGTCCAGTTAAGGCAGTTGTTTTTACTATACCTCTCCAAGCCAAATGGTCGAACGAAAGCATCAAGCTGGAAATTGGTAACGGAAAACATGGAAAAAGCATCACAAACTTTAGCGCTTGGGTGGAAAGCGCAATGGAACATATTTTTGCCAACCTTAAGACTCTTGGAGTGTCTGTGCTGCTGTCTGCGGTCAAACAGTGTGACGCCTTCTTGACTTTAGCAACACAGGCACAGATGTGTGTCGTAGAGTGCGTCAGCGAAGATGAACTTGCCCTCTTCATCCACCTGAGCGGGGTCTTGGCTATCTCAGACTCTCAAGAGATTCAACCAGAACACATTGCTTCTTTGGAGTTTTGTCGACCAATAGTTCTTGGAGCCCATAG ATACGTTCATGTGGCTTTTCCAGTTTCTAAGGGAGAGCAGCCCTGTGGTATCGTCATCTGCGGTTTAGGTGAAGGGCAAACGGCTCAATATGCCAGTGCCATTCTAGATGGTTTTCGTATGCTGCATACAACATGGGAGCCAATGGCAACTATAAAATCTCCATCCTCGATTTCACCTGGCTGCGTCATAACAGCGGGCGGCCTTTTTGAGCTTATTTTACACCATGCCCTCTTACAACATGGCCATTCTCACATGATTTCTAAACATGTACCTGTGATTTGCCAACTTCTGGCAAATGGTTTACTCCATCTTCCACGACAAGTTCACTCCAACAATCCAAGACATGTTTTACAGATTCAATCAAAAGTCTGGAGCTTTTGTCAGAATAATTTTCCTGCTGAAAGATTACGTGAGATGGAGTTCAACCAAAAacatcatgcaaaaaaaaatgctgaaggAGAGAGGGAACTTA CATCCTACGATTGGACACTGTGCTGCATGTACCCAAGGAATTGCATCCAAAATCACCCAAACCCATTATTGACTCCTCTGAGGATGAAGACTGAGATTTCTGACTCAACATCAAAAAT ATATCTGTAA
- the bbs10 gene encoding BBSome complex assembly protein BBS10 isoform X1 produces MSSIHRLHQKHVLQIVCALEAVVLRTFGPEGGQVLFTRDNGHAMLSRSGTRILTALRLEHPLARMIVECVWSHSGKTGDGSKSFILLLASLLRAIYTTASKESKECHIYHAREAAEFATAKCFSEQLLTFALEKLEDLIAVALAPFGSCLTVADLSASTQFASHSNVEQLLVSFFRTRLGLANCDFMGELIFKLLVKWSCKNDNILRSQKIGGFQNLAGSSNKCDLSLMLLFLNDNFPALHTQVSSFPVSCSRLIEGQVIHRDFATHYHGSGKNHCPVKAVVFTIPLQAKWSNESIKLEIGNGKHGKSITNFSAWVESAMEHIFANLKTLGVSVLLSAVKQCDAFLTLATQAQMCVVECVSEDELALFIHLSGVLAISDSQEIQPEHIASLEFCRPIVLGAHRYVHVAFPVSKGEQPCGIVICGLGEGQTAQYASAILDGFRMLHTTWEPMATIKSPSSISPGCVITAGGLFELILHHALLQHGHSHMISKHVPVICQLLANGLLHLPRQVHSNNPRHVLQIQSKVWSFCQNNFPAERLREMEFNQKHHAKKNAEGERELTSYDWTLCCMYPRNCIQNHPNPLLTPLRMKTEISDSTSKMFVHLQLRSFPILKYFITQWILIHFL; encoded by the exons ATGTCATCCATACATCGCCTTCATCAGAAGCATGTCCTGCAGATCGTGTGTGCATTGGAGGCTGTTGTCCTACGCACCTTTGGACCTGAGGGAGGACAGGTGTTATTCACACGAGACAACGGACATGCAATGTTGAGCCGCAGTGGGACACGCATTCTAACGGCACTACGACTTGAGCACCCACTTGCCAG GATGATTGTTGAGTGTGTCTGGAGTCACAGTGGGAAAACGGGGGATGGATCCAAATCATTTATCCTTCTTCTGGCATCTTTATTACGAGCCATTTACACCACTGCTTCCAAGGAGTCCAAAGAATGTCATATCTATCACGCAAGGGAAGCAGCCGAGTTTGCCACTGCCAAGTGCTTCTCAGAACAATTGCTGACTTTTGCATTGGAGAAGCTGGAGGATCTTATCGCTGTTGCTCTGGCACCTTTTGGATCATGTTTGACAGTGGCGGATTTAAGTGCAAGCACCCAATTTGCATCTCACTCGAATGTTGAACAGTTGCTAGTGTCTTTCTTTCGTACTCGTTTGGGTTTGGCCAACTGCGACTTTATGGGCGAGCTCATTTTCAAGCTGCTTGTTAAATGGAGctgtaaaaatgacaacattttgaGATCCCAAAAAATTGGTGGGTTTCAAAATTTGGCTGGAAGTTCAAATAAGTGTGATTTATCTTTGATGCTTCTGTTTCTGAACGACAACTTTCCTGCACTGCATACACAGGTGTCTAGCTTTCCTGTTAGTTGTTCACGTTTGATTGAGGGACAAGTCATTCACAGGGACTTTGCAACACACTACCATGGTAGTGGAAAAAATCATTGTCCAGTTAAGGCAGTTGTTTTTACTATACCTCTCCAAGCCAAATGGTCGAACGAAAGCATCAAGCTGGAAATTGGTAACGGAAAACATGGAAAAAGCATCACAAACTTTAGCGCTTGGGTGGAAAGCGCAATGGAACATATTTTTGCCAACCTTAAGACTCTTGGAGTGTCTGTGCTGCTGTCTGCGGTCAAACAGTGTGACGCCTTCTTGACTTTAGCAACACAGGCACAGATGTGTGTCGTAGAGTGCGTCAGCGAAGATGAACTTGCCCTCTTCATCCACCTGAGCGGGGTCTTGGCTATCTCAGACTCTCAAGAGATTCAACCAGAACACATTGCTTCTTTGGAGTTTTGTCGACCAATAGTTCTTGGAGCCCATAG ATACGTTCATGTGGCTTTTCCAGTTTCTAAGGGAGAGCAGCCCTGTGGTATCGTCATCTGCGGTTTAGGTGAAGGGCAAACGGCTCAATATGCCAGTGCCATTCTAGATGGTTTTCGTATGCTGCATACAACATGGGAGCCAATGGCAACTATAAAATCTCCATCCTCGATTTCACCTGGCTGCGTCATAACAGCGGGCGGCCTTTTTGAGCTTATTTTACACCATGCCCTCTTACAACATGGCCATTCTCACATGATTTCTAAACATGTACCTGTGATTTGCCAACTTCTGGCAAATGGTTTACTCCATCTTCCACGACAAGTTCACTCCAACAATCCAAGACATGTTTTACAGATTCAATCAAAAGTCTGGAGCTTTTGTCAGAATAATTTTCCTGCTGAAAGATTACGTGAGATGGAGTTCAACCAAAAacatcatgcaaaaaaaaatgctgaaggAGAGAGGGAACTTA CATCCTACGATTGGACACTGTGCTGCATGTACCCAAGGAATTGCATCCAAAATCACCCAAACCCATTATTGACTCCTCTGAGGATGAAGACTGAGATTTCTGACTCAACATCAAAAATGTTTGTACACCTACAATTACGGTCATTTCCAATACTTAAATACTTCATCACTCAAtggattttaatacattttctgtaa
- the bbs10 gene encoding BBSome complex assembly protein BBS10 isoform X2: MSSIHRLHQKHVLQIVCALEAVVLRTFGPEGGQVLFTRDNGHAMLSRSGTRILTALRLEHPLARMIVECVWSHSGKTGDGSKSFILLLASLLRAIYTTASKESKECHIYHAREAAEFATAKCFSEQLLTFALEKLEDLIAVALAPFGSCLTVADLSASTQFASHSNVEQLLVSFFRTRLGLANCDFMGELIFKLLVKWSCKNDNILRSQKIGGFQNLAGSSNKCDLSLMLLFLNDNFPALHTQVSSFPVSCSRLIEGQVIHRDFATHYHGSGKNHCPVKAVVFTIPLQAKWSNESIKLEIGNGKHGKSITNFSAWVESAMEHIFANLKTLGVSVLLSAVKQCDAFLTLATQAQMCVVECVSEDELALFIHLSGVLAISDSQEIQPEHIASLEFCRPIVLGAHRYVHVAFPVSKGEQPCGIVICGLGEGQTAQYASAILDGFRMLHTTWEPMATIKSPSSISPGCVITAGGLFELILHHALLQHGHSHMISKHVPVICQLLANGLLHLPRQVHSNNPRHVLQIQSKVWSFCQNNFPAERLREMEFNQKHHAKKNAEGERELSMYCLSFNNGKTSGLESVSCKYHLILAVLQCVKSILRLDTVLHVPKELHPKSPKPIIDSSEDED, encoded by the exons ATGTCATCCATACATCGCCTTCATCAGAAGCATGTCCTGCAGATCGTGTGTGCATTGGAGGCTGTTGTCCTACGCACCTTTGGACCTGAGGGAGGACAGGTGTTATTCACACGAGACAACGGACATGCAATGTTGAGCCGCAGTGGGACACGCATTCTAACGGCACTACGACTTGAGCACCCACTTGCCAG GATGATTGTTGAGTGTGTCTGGAGTCACAGTGGGAAAACGGGGGATGGATCCAAATCATTTATCCTTCTTCTGGCATCTTTATTACGAGCCATTTACACCACTGCTTCCAAGGAGTCCAAAGAATGTCATATCTATCACGCAAGGGAAGCAGCCGAGTTTGCCACTGCCAAGTGCTTCTCAGAACAATTGCTGACTTTTGCATTGGAGAAGCTGGAGGATCTTATCGCTGTTGCTCTGGCACCTTTTGGATCATGTTTGACAGTGGCGGATTTAAGTGCAAGCACCCAATTTGCATCTCACTCGAATGTTGAACAGTTGCTAGTGTCTTTCTTTCGTACTCGTTTGGGTTTGGCCAACTGCGACTTTATGGGCGAGCTCATTTTCAAGCTGCTTGTTAAATGGAGctgtaaaaatgacaacattttgaGATCCCAAAAAATTGGTGGGTTTCAAAATTTGGCTGGAAGTTCAAATAAGTGTGATTTATCTTTGATGCTTCTGTTTCTGAACGACAACTTTCCTGCACTGCATACACAGGTGTCTAGCTTTCCTGTTAGTTGTTCACGTTTGATTGAGGGACAAGTCATTCACAGGGACTTTGCAACACACTACCATGGTAGTGGAAAAAATCATTGTCCAGTTAAGGCAGTTGTTTTTACTATACCTCTCCAAGCCAAATGGTCGAACGAAAGCATCAAGCTGGAAATTGGTAACGGAAAACATGGAAAAAGCATCACAAACTTTAGCGCTTGGGTGGAAAGCGCAATGGAACATATTTTTGCCAACCTTAAGACTCTTGGAGTGTCTGTGCTGCTGTCTGCGGTCAAACAGTGTGACGCCTTCTTGACTTTAGCAACACAGGCACAGATGTGTGTCGTAGAGTGCGTCAGCGAAGATGAACTTGCCCTCTTCATCCACCTGAGCGGGGTCTTGGCTATCTCAGACTCTCAAGAGATTCAACCAGAACACATTGCTTCTTTGGAGTTTTGTCGACCAATAGTTCTTGGAGCCCATAG ATACGTTCATGTGGCTTTTCCAGTTTCTAAGGGAGAGCAGCCCTGTGGTATCGTCATCTGCGGTTTAGGTGAAGGGCAAACGGCTCAATATGCCAGTGCCATTCTAGATGGTTTTCGTATGCTGCATACAACATGGGAGCCAATGGCAACTATAAAATCTCCATCCTCGATTTCACCTGGCTGCGTCATAACAGCGGGCGGCCTTTTTGAGCTTATTTTACACCATGCCCTCTTACAACATGGCCATTCTCACATGATTTCTAAACATGTACCTGTGATTTGCCAACTTCTGGCAAATGGTTTACTCCATCTTCCACGACAAGTTCACTCCAACAATCCAAGACATGTTTTACAGATTCAATCAAAAGTCTGGAGCTTTTGTCAGAATAATTTTCCTGCTGAAAGATTACGTGAGATGGAGTTCAACCAAAAacatcatgcaaaaaaaaatgctgaaggAGAGAGGGAACTTAGTATGTATTGTTTATCATTCAACAATGGGAAAACATCAGGACTTGAGTCTGTTTCCTGcaaatatcatctcattttgGCTGTGCTGCAATGTGTTAAAAGCATCCTACGATTGGACACTGTGCTGCATGTACCCAAGGAATTGCATCCAAAATCACCCAAACCCATTATTGACTCCTCTGAGGATGAAGACTGA